The Acidimicrobiales bacterium genome contains the following window.
TGGTGGCCACCGGCCGTCACCGGGCCGTGTCGGTCGACGAGGGGGCCACCGTCTGATGCTGGCCCGGGACGCCGAGAGCCTCTTCTGGATCGGGCGGTACATGGAGCGGGCCGAGGACACCGCCCGCCTCCTCGACGTCACCTACCACGGCCTGCTCGAGACCACCGCTGCCGAGGAGCGAGCCGCCTGGGGTGGGGTGCTGGCCGCCGTCGGGCTGCACGAGGCGTTCGCCGCGACGGGTCGGCCCATGAACGCCGGCGCGGTGTCGGAGTTCCTGGTCCTCGACCGGGAGAACCAGGGGTCGATCGTCGCCGCCGTCGAGCAGGCTCGTGAGAACGCCCGGACCGTGCGGGGATGGCTGTCCACCGAGCTGTGGGGTGCCATCAACTCGTTCTGCCTCGGTCTCCGCAGCCGCAACCTCGCCGCCGACCTCGAGCACCAGCCCCACGAGCTGTACGGCATGGTGCGCAGCGAGTGCCAGGCGGTGGCCGGTGTGGCCCACGAGACCCTGGCGCGCGACGAGGGCTGGCGCTTCCTCGAGCTCGGCTGGCACCTCGAACGCGCCGAGTGGGCGTGTCGGCTGTTGCGGGTCCGCCAGGGCCAGCTCACCTCGGCCGGGTTCCACGAGTGGGTCGGCACGCTGCGGTCGGCGTCGGCGC
Protein-coding sequences here:
- a CDS encoding alpha-E domain-containing protein; the protein is MLARDAESLFWIGRYMERAEDTARLLDVTYHGLLETTAAEERAAWGGVLAAVGLHEAFAATGRPMNAGAVSEFLVLDRENQGSIVAAVEQARENARTVRGWLSTELWGAINSFCLGLRSRNLAADLEHQPHELYGMVRSECQAVAGVAHETLARDEGWRFLELGWHLERAEWACRLLRVRQGQLTSAGFHEWVGTLRSASALEAYRRNHRGSMDPADVVAFLLLSRTFPRSVLHSLRTAEDSLKLLEAGSPELVRPLRLLGRLRADLEFADMSELMAGGLAEELARVQDGIRQVGTAVTVQYFTNSHELDLHSLKVLPGDRWAS